CCCGCGACCAGTTGCAGGAGCAGGAAGGTCGCCTGCCGGATTCGCTGGTCGCCTGCATCGGCGGCGGCTCCAACGCCATGGGCCTGTTCCACCCGTTCCTCGATGACCGGTCGGTACAGATCATCGGCGTCGAAGCGGCCGGCCATGGCGTGGAAACCGGCAAGCATGCCGCCAGCCTGAACGGTGGCGTGCCGGGCGTGCTGCACGGCAACCGCACCTTCCTGCTGCAGGACGACGATGGCCAGATCATCGACGCCCACTCGATTTCCGCCGGCCTCGATTACCCGGGCATCGGCCCGGAACACGCCTGGTTGTTCGACATCGGCCGCGTCGAGTACACCTCGATCACCGACCAGGAGGCGCTCGCGGCCTTCCACCTGTGCTGCCGCCTGGAAGGCATCATTCCGGCGCTGGAGTCGTCCCACGCCCTGGCTGAAGTCTTCAAGCGCGCACCGACCCTGCCCAGGGATCACCTGATGGTGGTCAACCTCTCGGGCCGCGGCGACAAGGACATGCAGACCGTCATGCACTACTTCGACGAACAGGAAGAACATATATGAGCTCGGTAAACTCCCGCCTGCAGACGCGCTTCGCCGAGCTGAAGGAACAGAATCGCGCCGCCCTGGTGACCTTCGTCACCGCTGGCGACCCGAACTACGACGCCTCGCTGAAGATCCTCAAGGGCCTGCCGCAGGCCGGCGCCGACGTGATCGAACTGGGCATGCCGTTCACCGACCCGATGGCCGATGGCCCGGCGATCCAGCTGGCCAACATCCGCGCCCTGGCCGGCAAGCAGAACCTGGCCAGGACGCTGCAGATGGTCCGTGAATTCCGCCAGGACGACAGCACCACCCCGCTGGTGCTGATGGGCTACTTCAACCCGATCCACAAGTACGGCGTCGAGCGTTTCATCGCCGATGCCCAGGAGGCCGGCGTCGACGGCCTGATCGTGGTCGACCTGCCGCCGGAGCATAACCGCGACCTGTGCGACCCTGCCCAGGCTGCCGGTATCGACTTCATTCGCCTGACCACCCCGACCACCGACGACAAGCGCCTGCCGACCGTACTCGCCGGCAGCTCGGGCTTCGTCTACTACGTGTCGGTGGCCGGCGTTACCGGAGCGGGTTCGGCGAACGTGGAACACGTGCAGGAGGCGGTCACCCGCCTGCGCCGCCACACCGACCTGCCGATCAGCATCGGCTTCGGCATCCGCACCCCGGACCATGCGGCAACCATCGCCCGCCTGGCCGATGGCGTGGTGGTGGGTTCGGCACTGATCGACCATATCGCCAAGGCCGAGAACGACGGGCAGGCCATCGATGGCGTGCTCGCGCTGTGCAGCCAGCTGGCCGAAGGCGTGCGCAGCGCCCGTCGCTAAGCCATCGCACAAAAAACCGCTGCTCCGTTTGCGGGGCAGCGGTTTTTATTGCCGGTCACGAGGGTCTGTTGCCGTTTCACGCACGGGCCCGGCCCTGCGGTCGCGTTGAAACGGCAACGGACCCTAAACCGGCGTCACCGCCTTGCCCTGCCTGAAGAAGCCGTCGAGGTTGGTGCAGAACAGGTCGGCCATGGCCTGACGGGTCTCGTGGGTGCCGCTGCCGATGTGCGGGGTGAGCACCACGTTATCCAGTGTCAGCAACGCGGCCGGCACCTGGGGCTCGTCGGCGAACACGTCGAGGGCGGCGCCGGCGATGGTGCCACTCTGCAGCGCCGTGACCAGGGCCTGCTCATCCACCACCGAGCCGCGGGCGATATTCACCAGGTAGCCTTTCGGGCCGAGGGCGCGCAGTTGCTCGGCGCCAATCAGCTTGTCCGTCGCGCTGCCACCGGGCACCACCAGCACGGCGTAGTCGGCCGCTTCGAGCAGGCCTTCCAGGGTTTCGTGATAGGTGTAGGCGACATCGTCCCGGCGCCGGCGGTTGTGGTAGATGACGGTCATGCCAAATGCCTCGACGCGCTTGGCGATGGCCCGGCCGATATTGCCCATGCCGACGATGCCGCACACCTTGCCGCCGATGCTGCTGGCCAGTGGGAAGCGCGCGTTCTGCCACTCGCCCGCCCGTACGAAGCGATCCGCCTCGCTGATCCGGCGGCCCAGGTCGAGCAGAATCGCCACGGCGGTATCGGCGACGCAGTTATCCAGTACGCTTGGTGTATTGGTCACGGTAATGCCACGTTTCTTCGCGGTATCGACGGCGATGGCGTCATAGCCCACGCCGAAGCTGATGATCGCCTTAAGGTTCGGCAAAGCCTCGATCAGCTCGGCCCTGGCGCCGAATACGCCGCTGGTGGCGATGGCGTCGATGCTGTCGCCATGGTCGCGCAACCAGCCGGGCTGGTCATCGATTTCCCAGAAACGATGTACGCGGTAGGTCTGTTCGATGCGTTCCACAAGCGCTGGCGACAAGGGGCCGATCATCAGCAATTGGGCAATGGGGGCGGGTGATGTCATGGGCTCTCCTGAACAATGCAAGATTGGCGTGCTGCACACGACAGCGGAGTAGCAGGAAACTAACACGAAGACATCGTACATCCGCAACATCTGGAAATACCGATGGCGTCGGCAGCGGGTTCTTGAAACCCTTACGCAACCAGGCTAATCGGGCCTAATGGCCGCTTATCGGCTAGCCCCTGAAAAATTCTCATTGCCACTTTGCAACAAGTCAATTTGTATGATGTCGTATCACAACGTGCTACTCCCAACAAAAACAACACAGAGGCTATTCCCATGGCTGGTACCGACGTTGCCGATAAAGGCGTGTCTGCAAGCTCGTCAGGCAACCCCCTAAGCAAAATGGCCAAGCTTCTCGGCCCCGGCATCATCGCGGTGCTGTCCTGGCTGGGTGCAGGCGACCTGATCACCTCGTCCGTCGCCGGTGCCAACTACGGCTACGCGATGATGTGGGTGCTGGCGGTCTCGCTGCTGCTGCGCTTCCTGATCGTCAACATCATCGCCCGCTTCCAGTTGTGCAATAACCAGGGTATGTCGATCCTTGGCGGTTATGCGCAACTGCACCCCAGCTTCGCCTGGTTCCTGTTCGGTTATGCGCTGTTCATGGGCCACCTGATGAACGCCTACATGGTCAAGGGCGCTGGCGAGGCATTGTCCACGCTGCTGCACCTGAACCAGCCGCTGCTGTGCTCCTTTGCGGTGGTGCTCGGTGTCTGGCTGCTGGTCGGTCGCAGCATCTACAGCCTCATCGAAGGCGTGATGAAGGTGTTGCTGGCGATCATGACCCTGGCGTTCCTGTCCCTGGCGGTGATGTCCGGGCCGGATCTGGGCGGCATCGTCTCCGGTACCTTCGGCTTCAGCATCCCCAAGGACGAAGGCGTGCATGGCGCCCTGCTGGTCGCCGTGTCGGTCATCGGCGCCGTCGCCGGCTCGATCGCCAACTTCGTGCACCCCTACGTGATGAAGCAGAAAGGCTGGACCGGCCCGGAGCACAAGCGTATCCAGCGCAACGACCTGCTGTTCGCGGTGTTCGTCGGTATCGTCATCAACCTGGCGATCTGGGTAGTGGGTGCGGAAATCCTGCGACCCAATGGCCTGAAGGTGGAAACCCTCAATGACCTGGGCGCCGCCCTACAGATGTTCTTCGGCCCAGGCGGCTGGTACATCTTCTTCATCGGCGTGTTCGCCACCCTGTTCGCCAGCGTGGTGGGCAAGACCACCGCCTTCCCCATGCTGATCACCGATGCCCTCCACCACATCCAGCCCAAGCGCCGCCAGCAACATGGCGAAGCGCTGCAGAAGGACCCGCTGCACAAATGGTTCCTGCTGTTCGTGCTGGTCACCCCGCTGATCTGGTCGCTGCCGGGCATGCCGGACTTCGTGACCCTGACCATCGCGGTCAACGCGCTGAACATCGTCGGCCTGCCGATCATTTCCCTCGGCCTGCTGATCATGTCCAACCAGAAGAAACTGCTCGGCCAGTACTGCAACAACTGGTTCGAGAACCTGGCACTGGGTGCCGCGACCATCCTGGCGGTCTGGGTCGCCATCCAGCTCGGCATGCAAATGCTGGCCTAAGGTCAACAAACCCTTGCATTGAGTGGCTCGAGGCCCTGCACGCGGCCAGGCCGCTCCCCCGCATTGCCGAGCGGGGGTAGCGCTTGAGCCGCGTCTTTTTTGCGTTGGCTAGGCCGTCAGTAACCCACGGTGAAACGCTGACGCGAATGCTGGGGCTGCTCCAGCTCGTCGACCAGGGCGATGGCGTAGTCTTCCATGGAGATCGCGCTGTTGCCGTCGGCATCCATCAGCAGGTTGTCCTTACCAACACGGAATGTGCCGGTGCGCTGGCCCGGCTCGAACAATGCCGAGGGCGACAGGAAGGTCCAGTCCAGCGCCTGCTCGCCCCGCAACACGTTGAGGAAATCACGCCCCGCCCCGGCCTCATCCTTGTAGGCCGCCGGAAACGCCGGCGTGTCGATCAGCGCGACGCCCGGCGCCACCTCCAGGCTGCCGGCCCCACCGACCACCAGCAGACGCGGCACGCCCGCCGCCTTCACCGCGCCGATCAGGCGGGCGGCATCGCTGCCGACGAAACGCGTGGTGCTGATCACCGCATCATGGCCCTGCAGCAGCGGCACCAGACGGTCACCGTCGGCCACATCCGCGCGGGCCAGGGTCAGCCCGTCCTGGGCCGGCACAGCGCTCACATCGCGGGCTATCCCCGTGACCTGATGGCCACGCTGCAGCAGTTCATCACGCAGACGCGCACCCACACGCCCGCTGATACCAAGAATGACGACTTTCATGTCAGGCTCCACTGTAACAGGCAAGAAACCACCGGCCGCCGCAGCCATCACCGCTGAGGTCGCCGATGGACGAGTGATGAGCTTAACCGCGTGTAACGCCTCAAAAAGCCGCATAATCACCGCAACACAGTTGCATGAATCGAGCGAATCATGGACAGACTCACGGCAACCCGCGTTTTCGTCGAAGTGGTGGATCGTGGTAGCCAGACCGCGGCCGCCGAGCATCTGGATCTGTCCCGGGCCATGGTCTCGCGCTACCTGGCCGAGCTGGAGGGCTGGGTCGGCGCACGGCTGTTGCACCGCACCACGCGCAAGCTGAGCCTCACCCAGGTGGGCAATGAACTGCTGCCGCATTGCCGGGAGATGCTGCACACCGCCGAGATGATGCAGGCCACGGGCCTGAAGGCCACCGACGGGCCGAGCGGCAACCTGCGCATCACCACCAGCCAGTCCTTTGCGCAAACCTGGCTAAGCCCGGTGCTGGTGGAATACCTGGCGCGCTACCCGAAAACCTCGGTGGATGTGCTGGTGGGCAGCCACGCCGTGAACCTGGTCGAGGAGCGTATCGACCTGGCGCTGCGCATCACCAATCAGCTCGAGCCCAATCAGGTGGCCCGTCACCTGGGCGATTGCCATTCGGTGGTGTGCGCCGCGCCCGCCTACCTGGCCCGCGCCGGCACCCCGAGCCAACCCGAGGGGCTGAGCGCGCACAACTGCCTGACCTACAGCTATTTCGGCCGCAGCCTGTGGCAGTTCACGGGCCCTCAGGGGCCGGTGCAGGTGCCGGTGGATGGCAACCTGAGCAGCAACGACACCGCCGTGTTGCTGGAAGCGGCGGTGGCCGGTGGCGGCATCTGCATGCAGCCGCTCTACGCGGCCGCGCCGTTGCTGGAGGAGGGTCGCCTGGTGCGCCTGTTGCCGGCCTGGCAGCCGCAGTCCCTGGGCATCCACGCCATCTACGCCTCACGCCGACAGATGCTGCCGGCGCTGCGCACCCTGCTCGACTTCATCGCCGAACGCCTGGCGGCCGATCCACGTTGGCAAACGCGTTAGCGCTCACTGTGCCGCCTGCAACTGGCGCTGCGAGGCGCGCTGCTGCTTGTAGGCCAGGGCGGCGGGCGCCACCGGGGTGACCTTGCCGGTTTCCACCCATTTGCGCAGGCGGCTGGCGTCGGCCATGTGGGTGTACTTGCCGAAGGCGTCGAGCACCACGAAGGCCACCGGCTTGCCGGCCATGGTGGTGCGCATCACCAGGCAGTGGCCGGCGCTGTTGGTGAAACCGGTCTTGGTCAGCTGGACGTCCCAACCGGGCTTGCGGGTCAGCGCATTGGTATTGCGGAAACCCAGGGTGTAGTTGGGTTTGCGGAAGGCCACGGTCTTCTCGCCGGTGGCGCTCAGTTCACCGATCAGCGGGTAGCTGCGGGTCGCCTTGAGCAGCTTCACCAGGTCGTTGGCGGTGGAGACGTTGTGTTCCGACAGGCCGGTCGGCTCCACGTAGCGAGTCTGGGTCATGCCCAGGGCGCGGGCCTTGGCGTTCATGGCCGCAACGAAGGCGGTGACGCCACCCGGATAGTGATGGGCCAGACTGGAGGCGGCGCGGTTTTCGGACGACATCAGGGTCAGCAGGAGCATTTCCCGGCGGCTGATCTCGCTGCCGACACGCACGCGGGAATACACGCCGCGCATGTCGTGCACGTCACGGATGATCACCGGCAACTGTTCGTTGAGCGGCAGCTTGGCGTCCAGGGCGACCATGGCGGTCATCAGCTTGGTGACCGAGGCGATTGGCACCACCATGTTGGGGTTGCTGGAATACAGCACCTTGTCGGTGTTCAGATCGACCAGCAGGGCGCTGCCAGAGGCCAGCTCCTGCTTGGCGGGAGCGGCGGCTTCGGAGGCCAGGGGCGCGGCGAGAAACAGGCAGGCCAGGGCGAGGCTGGCGAAGGGGCGACGAATATTCACGATGGCATTCACTGGGCAAGAGATGGCTGAAAAGGCGCTCCATGCCGGTGAAAGAAATTCATCCGTGGCCACTTGGGCCTATATAGAAGTACCTGCGCTCGGTGATGCTTCGTTAAAAATCGCCTCGGACTGCTCATTTACAAGGCGTAAACTCCGCGTCCTCAACGATTTTTGCCTCGCCTGACCTTTGCTCGGAAACTTTTATAAAAGCCCCAGGAAAATAGGGTTCTAAAACAGCTAATTGCGTTTGCAATTGAAGGTGCGATGTTAGCACCCGTCAAGGCAGGTTCCTATTCTCCGATAAATGGATCAGGCCGCTGCCAGGCGCCGCCGGCCGAGGCGGTTGAGCCACAGCGAGGCGAGGATGATAGCGCCACCCAGGGCCAGGCGTGGCAGGTCGGCGTCGCGGTTCCAGATCAGCAGGTTCACCACCAGGCCCGCCGGCACGTGCAGCTCGTTCATCACCGCCAGGGTGCCGGCATCCACCTTGACGCTGCCCTTGACCCACCAGAACAGCCCCAGCGCCGTGGCGAACAGGCCCATCCACAGCAGGATGCCCCACTGCAGCGCGGTACTCGGCAGCTTGTCCGGGTTGCCGAACAGCAGGAACGAGGGCACCACCAGCACCAGCGCACCGAGGAAGAAATGTCCGAAGAAACGGTGCAGCGGCTGCTCGGTCGGGTGGCGCATCAGCAGCTGGCGGCATAGTACCTGGCCTGCCGCGAAGGTCAGGTTGGCCAGCTGCAGCAACAGGAAGCCGACCAGGTACTCGCCTTCCAGGCGCTCGAAGCGGATCACCACGCCGCCGCCCACCGCCACCAGCGCGGCGACCAATGCCCAGGGGCTGAAGCGCCGCGCCAGGGCATCGTCGAGCAGGGTCACGTAGATCGGAGTGAGCACGGTGAACAGCAGCACCTCGGGCACCGTCAGCACCTGGAAGCTGCGGTACAGGCACAGGTAGGTGACCCCGAACTGCAGCGCCCCGGCCAGCCAGAAACCGGCCAGCAAACGCCGCGGCAGGCCGCGCCACAGGGTGAAGGGCAGGAACACCAGCGCCGCGACGGCCACCCGCGCCAGCACGGCGAAGTCGCTGTCCACCCGGCCCGCCAGGTATTCGCCGATCAGGCTGAAGGAAAACGCCCAGAGGACGGTGACGGCGAGCAGGTAAGGCATGGCATGGGCTCTCGAAAAATCAGCCGCGGATCATACCCTGCCTACCGCCCGAAGGTGAGCGGCCCACCTGCCGGCACCGACAGAACCAGCGGCTGCGCGGTGCTCGACCAGAGGGCGCGGTGCTCGATCAGGTAGTAGCCGATGACTGCGGGTGCCGGGTTCGCTCACAGGGCAAGCCCCTTGGGGTCGATGCCGCCCGGCCAATCGGGCCGGGGTTCGCGCTGCAGCTCGTCCTGCAGCCAGGCGACGAAATGCTCCACCAGGCGAATGCGCCGCTTGCGCGCGGGCAACACCACGTAATAGCCGAAGCGCGAGGTGGCCGAGCGCGCGTCGACCCGCACCAGCAGACCCTGCTCGATCAGCTCGTCGACCAGATGCCGCCAGCCGATGGCCACGCCGCGCCCGGCGATGGCGGCCTGGATCAGCAGCGTGTAGTTGTCGAAACGCAGGCTGCCGGGGCTGGGCAGTTCGGCGATGCCCAGGGCGCGGAACAGGCCGTTCCAGTCGAACCAGCGCGAGCGGCTTTCCGGGCGCAGGTGCAGCAAGGGCAGCTGCGCCAGCAGCTCGCCGGGTGGGGTGTCGACGCGGTTGAGCAGCAGCGGGCTGCACACGGCGAACACCTCCTCGCTGAACAGCAGGTGCTGCTCGCCGTGTTTGAAACGCCCGTCACCGAAGGAGATGACCACGTCGATTTCCGCCGGCAGGCTGGCCAGGTCGCGCTCGCTGGTGATCAGGCTCACGTCGACGTCCGGGTACCGCTGGTGAAACCGCTGCAGGCGCGGCATCAGCCAGTAGGCGGCAAAGGCGAAGTCGGTCGCCACCTGCAACACCTCATGCTGCTGGCGGCCGGCGACCGTCGCCAGGCCGGCGTCCATGGCCGCCAGGCCTTCCTGCACGGGCACCAGCAACGCCTCGCCGGCATCGGTCAGCACGATACCGCGGTACACGCGGTCGAACAGGCGGGTTGCCAACTGTGCTTCCAGCCGCTTGATCTGCTGGCTGACCGCCGGCTGGGTGCTGCCAAGTTCCGCCGCCGCAGCGGTAAAGCTCAGATGGCGCGCCGCCGACTCGAACACCCGCAACGTATCGAGGGAGATGGCAGCGAGCGCATCAAACATAAGCGTTGCTTATCCGAGCCATGTGCTGCATACGGGTTTACCCCTGTTCATCGAGCCTTGATCATCGGATGATCAATTTCGCATAAAACAACGATATGGAATACGCCGCCATGAAACGCCCCAACATCCTTTTCATCATGGCCGACCAGATGGCCGCACCGCTGCTGCCGCTGCATGACGCGAGCTCGCCGATCAAGGTGCCGAACCTGCAGCGCCTGGCCGCCGAGGGCGTGCTGTTCGACTCTGCCTACTGCAACAGCCCGCTCTGTGCGCCGTCGCGCTTCACCCTGGTCAGCGGCCAGCTGCCCAGCCAGATCGGCGCCTACGACAACGCCGCCGACTTCCCTGCCGACGTGCCCACCTACGCCCACTACCTGCGCCGCCTCGGCTATCGCACCGCGCTGTCCGGCAAGATGCACTTCTGCGGCCCGGATCAGCTGCACGGCTACGAGGAACGCCTGACCAGCGACATCTACCCCGCCGACTACGGCTGGGCGGTGAACTGGGACGAGCCCGACGTGCGCGCCAGCTGGTACCACAACATGTCCTCGGTGCTGCAGGCCGGCCCTTGCGTGCGCACCAACCAGCTCGACTTCGACGAGGAGGTGGTGTTCAAGGCCCAGCAATACCTCTACGACCACGTGCGGGTGACGCCGGAGCAGCCGTTCTGCCTGACCGTGTCGATGACCCACCCCCACGATCCCTACACCATTCCCGAGGAATACTGGAATCGCTACAGCGACGAGGACATCCCGCTGCCGCGCCAGGTGATCGACCAGGCCGAGCAGGACCCGCATTCCCAGCGCCTGCTCAAGGTCATCGATCTGTGGGACAAGCCGCTGCCCGAACACAAGGTCCGTGATGCGCGGCGCGCCTACTTCGGCGCCTGCAGCTACATCGACGACAACATCGGCAAGCTGCTCAAGACGCTGAAGGACTGCAAGCTGGCCGACGACACCATCATCGTGTTCTCCGGCGACCACGGCGACATGCTTGGCGAGCGCGGCCTCTGGTACAAGATGCACTGGTTCGAGATGGCCGCCCGGGTGCCGCTGCTGGTCCATGCGCCAGCGCGTTTCGCGGCGCATCGGGTCAGCCAGTCGGTGTCCACCGTCGACCTCCTGCCAACCCTGGTGGAACTGGCCGGCGGCCAGGTCGAGTCGGGCCTGGCGCTCGACGGCCGCTCGCTGCTGCCGCACCTGCAGGGCAATGGCGGCCACGATGAAGTGCTCGGCGAATACATGGCCGAAGGCACCACCAGCCCACTGATGATGATCCGCCGTGGCGAATGGAAATTCGTCTACAGCGAGGAAGACCCGCTGCTGCTGTTCAACGTGGCCGACGACCCCCAGGAGCGCGAAAACCTCGCCGCCTCAGCCGATCATCGCCAGCAGCTCGAGGCGTTTCTTGCCGAGGCCCGCGGCCGCTGGGACATGGCCGCCATCCACGGTGCCACCCTGGCCAGCCAGCGCCGGCGCCGCCTGGTCGCCGAGGCGCTGACCCAGGGCAAACTGAAGAGCTGGGATCACCAGCCGCTGGTCGATGCCAGCGAGCAATACATGCGCAACCACATCGACCTCGACGACCTGGAGCGCCGCGCCCGCTTTCCCCAACCGTGACGTCGCACACCGGGGCCAAAAAGCGGGAACCTGGCGCGCTCCCTTGCGTCGCATAGCCTGCCCAACAGAAAACCAACATAAGGAATAGGCATGAACACATTCAAGAAAGCCGTCGCGGGCAGCCTGCTCTTGGCCGCCACCCTGGCCAGCCAGGCCCACGCCGAAGACGCCAGCTGCGCCACGGTCACCCTCGGCGATCCGGGCTGGAGCGATATCGCCGTGACCAACGGCATAGCCAGCCTGGTGCTCGATGGCCTGGGCTACCAGGTGAAGACCCAGACCCTGGGTGTGCCGATCATCTTCGCCGGCCTGCAGAAGGGCCAGGTCGACGTGTTCCTCGGCAACTGGATGCCGGCGCAGCAGGCCAACTACGACAAGTTCGTCGCCACCGGCGTGGTCGACAAGGTCGCGGAAAACCTCAGCGGCACCGAATACACCCTGGCCGTGCCGACCTACGCCTATGACGCCGGCGTGAAGACCTTCGCCGATCTG
Above is a genomic segment from Pseudomonas argentinensis containing:
- the trpA gene encoding tryptophan synthase subunit alpha translates to MSSVNSRLQTRFAELKEQNRAALVTFVTAGDPNYDASLKILKGLPQAGADVIELGMPFTDPMADGPAIQLANIRALAGKQNLARTLQMVREFRQDDSTTPLVLMGYFNPIHKYGVERFIADAQEAGVDGLIVVDLPPEHNRDLCDPAQAAGIDFIRLTTPTTDDKRLPTVLAGSSGFVYYVSVAGVTGAGSANVEHVQEAVTRLRRHTDLPISIGFGIRTPDHAATIARLADGVVVGSALIDHIAKAENDGQAIDGVLALCSQLAEGVRSARR
- a CDS encoding 2-hydroxyacid dehydrogenase, producing MTSPAPIAQLLMIGPLSPALVERIEQTYRVHRFWEIDDQPGWLRDHGDSIDAIATSGVFGARAELIEALPNLKAIISFGVGYDAIAVDTAKKRGITVTNTPSVLDNCVADTAVAILLDLGRRISEADRFVRAGEWQNARFPLASSIGGKVCGIVGMGNIGRAIAKRVEAFGMTVIYHNRRRRDDVAYTYHETLEGLLEAADYAVLVVPGGSATDKLIGAEQLRALGPKGYLVNIARGSVVDEQALVTALQSGTIAGAALDVFADEPQVPAALLTLDNVVLTPHIGSGTHETRQAMADLFCTNLDGFFRQGKAVTPV
- a CDS encoding Nramp family divalent metal transporter, whose product is MAGTDVADKGVSASSSGNPLSKMAKLLGPGIIAVLSWLGAGDLITSSVAGANYGYAMMWVLAVSLLLRFLIVNIIARFQLCNNQGMSILGGYAQLHPSFAWFLFGYALFMGHLMNAYMVKGAGEALSTLLHLNQPLLCSFAVVLGVWLLVGRSIYSLIEGVMKVLLAIMTLAFLSLAVMSGPDLGGIVSGTFGFSIPKDEGVHGALLVAVSVIGAVAGSIANFVHPYVMKQKGWTGPEHKRIQRNDLLFAVFVGIVINLAIWVVGAEILRPNGLKVETLNDLGAALQMFFGPGGWYIFFIGVFATLFASVVGKTTAFPMLITDALHHIQPKRRQQHGEALQKDPLHKWFLLFVLVTPLIWSLPGMPDFVTLTIAVNALNIVGLPIISLGLLIMSNQKKLLGQYCNNWFENLALGAATILAVWVAIQLGMQMLA
- a CDS encoding NAD(P)-dependent oxidoreductase encodes the protein MKVVILGISGRVGARLRDELLQRGHQVTGIARDVSAVPAQDGLTLARADVADGDRLVPLLQGHDAVISTTRFVGSDAARLIGAVKAAGVPRLLVVGGAGSLEVAPGVALIDTPAFPAAYKDEAGAGRDFLNVLRGEQALDWTFLSPSALFEPGQRTGTFRVGKDNLLMDADGNSAISMEDYAIALVDELEQPQHSRQRFTVGY
- a CDS encoding LysR family transcriptional regulator, whose protein sequence is MDRLTATRVFVEVVDRGSQTAAAEHLDLSRAMVSRYLAELEGWVGARLLHRTTRKLSLTQVGNELLPHCREMLHTAEMMQATGLKATDGPSGNLRITTSQSFAQTWLSPVLVEYLARYPKTSVDVLVGSHAVNLVEERIDLALRITNQLEPNQVARHLGDCHSVVCAAPAYLARAGTPSQPEGLSAHNCLTYSYFGRSLWQFTGPQGPVQVPVDGNLSSNDTAVLLEAAVAGGGICMQPLYAAAPLLEEGRLVRLLPAWQPQSLGIHAIYASRRQMLPALRTLLDFIAERLAADPRWQTR
- the pbpG gene encoding D-alanyl-D-alanine endopeptidase; translation: MNIRRPFASLALACLFLAAPLASEAAAPAKQELASGSALLVDLNTDKVLYSSNPNMVVPIASVTKLMTAMVALDAKLPLNEQLPVIIRDVHDMRGVYSRVRVGSEISRREMLLLTLMSSENRAASSLAHHYPGGVTAFVAAMNAKARALGMTQTRYVEPTGLSEHNVSTANDLVKLLKATRSYPLIGELSATGEKTVAFRKPNYTLGFRNTNALTRKPGWDVQLTKTGFTNSAGHCLVMRTTMAGKPVAFVVLDAFGKYTHMADASRLRKWVETGKVTPVAPAALAYKQQRASQRQLQAAQ
- a CDS encoding carboxylate/amino acid/amine transporter, which translates into the protein MPYLLAVTVLWAFSFSLIGEYLAGRVDSDFAVLARVAVAALVFLPFTLWRGLPRRLLAGFWLAGALQFGVTYLCLYRSFQVLTVPEVLLFTVLTPIYVTLLDDALARRFSPWALVAALVAVGGGVVIRFERLEGEYLVGFLLLQLANLTFAAGQVLCRQLLMRHPTEQPLHRFFGHFFLGALVLVVPSFLLFGNPDKLPSTALQWGILLWMGLFATALGLFWWVKGSVKVDAGTLAVMNELHVPAGLVVNLLIWNRDADLPRLALGGAIILASLWLNRLGRRRLAAA
- a CDS encoding choline sulfate utilization transcriptional regulator gives rise to the protein MFDALAAISLDTLRVFESAARHLSFTAAAAELGSTQPAVSQQIKRLEAQLATRLFDRVYRGIVLTDAGEALLVPVQEGLAAMDAGLATVAGRQQHEVLQVATDFAFAAYWLMPRLQRFHQRYPDVDVSLITSERDLASLPAEIDVVISFGDGRFKHGEQHLLFSEEVFAVCSPLLLNRVDTPPGELLAQLPLLHLRPESRSRWFDWNGLFRALGIAELPSPGSLRFDNYTLLIQAAIAGRGVAIGWRHLVDELIEQGLLVRVDARSATSRFGYYVVLPARKRRIRLVEHFVAWLQDELQREPRPDWPGGIDPKGLAL
- the betC gene encoding choline-sulfatase — its product is MKRPNILFIMADQMAAPLLPLHDASSPIKVPNLQRLAAEGVLFDSAYCNSPLCAPSRFTLVSGQLPSQIGAYDNAADFPADVPTYAHYLRRLGYRTALSGKMHFCGPDQLHGYEERLTSDIYPADYGWAVNWDEPDVRASWYHNMSSVLQAGPCVRTNQLDFDEEVVFKAQQYLYDHVRVTPEQPFCLTVSMTHPHDPYTIPEEYWNRYSDEDIPLPRQVIDQAEQDPHSQRLLKVIDLWDKPLPEHKVRDARRAYFGACSYIDDNIGKLLKTLKDCKLADDTIIVFSGDHGDMLGERGLWYKMHWFEMAARVPLLVHAPARFAAHRVSQSVSTVDLLPTLVELAGGQVESGLALDGRSLLPHLQGNGGHDEVLGEYMAEGTTSPLMMIRRGEWKFVYSEEDPLLLFNVADDPQERENLAASADHRQQLEAFLAEARGRWDMAAIHGATLASQRRRRLVAEALTQGKLKSWDHQPLVDASEQYMRNHIDLDDLERRARFPQP